One window of Saccharopolyspora phatthalungensis genomic DNA carries:
- a CDS encoding PQQ-dependent sugar dehydrogenase: MAVSFRMRRLLLGMAAVLGTLLAGCAQFPDEHPRPWGDQPSLEPQAGPQPSFENESPPPESSAAPQQPKPPVGCEDPDPAVVATCLDPVGAIAVLPDGQGALVGERSTGRVLRVQRGVKPVELAQIPVDPSGGGGLTGLALSPTYNEDELFYAYVTTSDDNQVVRVAAGDRPKPVLTGIPKGSTGNGGAMLDDGQGSLLIATGNAGSPANAANPQSLAGKVLRIDGFGKPAAGNPDPKTPVVAAGLTEPGGLCGTPGLGMYWVTDRTGAQDALYRVQLGKPLGSPAWTWVERPGVAGCAADPSTVVVALRDAAALYTLHPAPDGSFTGQPTKVMENTYGRFSAATLGPNGLIWLGTANKDGGRPVPSDDRVLRIQPPSGGSAGKD; this comes from the coding sequence GTGGCAGTCTCGTTTCGCATGCGTCGTCTGCTGCTGGGCATGGCCGCCGTGCTCGGCACGCTGCTGGCGGGCTGCGCACAGTTCCCAGACGAACATCCCCGGCCGTGGGGCGACCAGCCATCGCTTGAGCCGCAGGCCGGTCCGCAACCCTCGTTCGAGAACGAGTCCCCGCCGCCGGAGTCCAGCGCCGCGCCGCAGCAACCCAAGCCGCCGGTCGGCTGCGAAGACCCCGACCCGGCGGTGGTGGCCACCTGCCTGGATCCGGTCGGCGCGATCGCGGTGCTGCCCGACGGCCAAGGCGCGCTGGTCGGCGAGCGGTCCACCGGGCGGGTGCTGCGCGTCCAGCGTGGCGTGAAACCCGTTGAGCTGGCCCAGATTCCGGTCGACCCGAGTGGCGGCGGCGGACTCACCGGACTCGCCCTGTCCCCCACCTACAACGAAGATGAGCTGTTCTACGCCTACGTCACGACCTCCGACGACAATCAGGTCGTCCGGGTCGCGGCCGGGGACCGGCCCAAGCCGGTGCTGACCGGCATTCCGAAGGGCTCGACGGGCAACGGCGGGGCGATGCTCGACGACGGCCAAGGCTCGCTGCTGATCGCCACCGGAAACGCGGGCAGCCCGGCCAACGCCGCGAATCCGCAATCGCTGGCGGGGAAAGTGCTGCGCATCGACGGTTTCGGCAAGCCGGCCGCGGGCAACCCGGATCCGAAGACGCCGGTGGTCGCCGCCGGGTTGACCGAACCGGGCGGGCTGTGCGGCACCCCCGGGCTCGGCATGTACTGGGTGACCGACCGCACCGGCGCCCAGGACGCGTTGTATCGGGTGCAGCTCGGAAAACCGCTCGGCTCACCGGCGTGGACCTGGGTGGAACGCCCCGGCGTGGCCGGCTGCGCCGCCGACCCGTCGACGGTGGTGGTGGCGCTGCGCGATGCCGCCGCGCTGTACACCCTGCACCCGGCGCCCGACGGGAGCTTCACCGGTCAGCCGACGAAGGTCATGGAGAACACCTACGGCCGGTTCTCCGCCGCGACACTCGGCCCGAACGGTCTGATCTGGCTGGGCACCGCGAACAAGGACGGCGGTCGCCCGGTCCCCAGCGATGACCGCGTCCTGCGCATCCAGCCACCGTCCGGCGGCTCCGCGGGCAAGGACTGA
- a CDS encoding alpha/beta fold hydrolase, whose translation MVDEVFWEFDVSPGGFRSQGWTSAPWARETGVPQAVLVCPDVGAIPELLPVDSSARLLGWTPKHNQANTLGDHVDDALAVLDDAGVKDCAVVGWSAGTVVAVELARRFPDRVRGLMLLAGPPTGGADALLGALGVPELARQLLAAGGCAALQLVGGLLASISSRLPVTDLSARLVQYGGLMHPDSDRTTAAAVLRQLLHQDWQWNVASSLAWRASTRTPAVGLSCPLTVLTGRHDLLADFASITRSVAALPQAQVRMLATSHFIPFEAPDAVRAELALLLRRIDAVERARLGIDPPAPPIRPIRLPVPEPDTRRRTERPSR comes from the coding sequence ATGGTCGACGAGGTGTTCTGGGAATTCGATGTTTCCCCAGGTGGCTTCCGGTCTCAAGGGTGGACGTCCGCGCCTTGGGCGCGGGAGACCGGGGTGCCGCAGGCGGTCCTGGTGTGCCCGGATGTCGGTGCGATACCCGAGCTGCTACCGGTGGATTCGTCGGCCCGGCTGTTGGGCTGGACTCCAAAGCACAACCAGGCCAACACCCTCGGTGATCACGTCGACGACGCGTTGGCGGTGCTCGACGACGCCGGGGTGAAGGACTGCGCGGTCGTCGGCTGGTCCGCCGGCACGGTGGTGGCGGTAGAGCTCGCCCGGCGGTTCCCGGACCGGGTCCGCGGGCTGATGCTGCTCGCCGGGCCGCCGACCGGGGGCGCGGACGCGCTGCTCGGTGCGCTCGGCGTCCCGGAGCTCGCCCGACAACTGCTCGCCGCGGGTGGTTGCGCCGCGTTGCAGCTCGTTGGCGGCTTGCTGGCGTCGATCAGTTCGCGGCTGCCGGTGACGGACCTCTCGGCTCGGCTCGTGCAGTACGGCGGCTTGATGCATCCCGACTCGGACCGGACCACCGCCGCGGCGGTGCTGCGGCAGTTGCTGCACCAGGACTGGCAGTGGAATGTGGCGTCGAGCCTCGCCTGGCGCGCGTCGACCCGAACCCCGGCGGTCGGCCTTAGCTGTCCGTTGACCGTTCTCACCGGACGGCACGACCTGCTGGCGGACTTCGCCAGCATCACCAGGTCGGTCGCGGCGCTGCCGCAGGCCCAGGTGCGGATGCTGGCGACCTCGCACTTCATCCCGTTCGAAGCGCCGGACGCGGTGCGTGCCGAGCTCGCCCTGCTGCTGCGCCGGATCGACGCGGTCGAGCGCGCCCGCCTCGGCATCGACCCACCCGCGCCGCCGATACGACCCATTCGGCTACCAGTCCCGGAGCCTGACACTCGCCGCCGGACCGAACGCCCGTCCCGCTGA
- a CDS encoding DoxX family protein, whose protein sequence is MRIHDDRPGGAGGYPDDRSYDAQARQPAGASATGAPTAKTQSLGAQKYNYYDDEDGYSDAEATSLVDRRDSALSEYYDELGPNRKPFGWNAGTDMGLLILRLAVGGIFLAHGAQKLFGVLGGPGPDRFAETLGDMGFHQNAVLALITGGTELGAGALLVLGLFTPLAGAGIVGLMASAIFVKLGAGFFAASGGFELEATLGALGLGLMFAGPGRVALDYGRAWFRRPVLFGFICLIIAAAAAAAVLILFHRP, encoded by the coding sequence GTGAGGATTCACGACGATCGCCCCGGCGGTGCGGGCGGCTACCCCGACGATCGCAGCTATGACGCGCAAGCCCGGCAGCCTGCCGGTGCGAGCGCAACGGGTGCACCAACTGCCAAGACGCAGAGCCTCGGTGCGCAGAAATACAACTACTACGACGACGAAGACGGCTACAGCGACGCCGAAGCCACGTCGCTGGTCGATCGGCGCGACAGTGCTCTCTCCGAGTATTACGACGAGCTCGGCCCGAACCGCAAGCCGTTCGGCTGGAACGCGGGCACCGACATGGGCCTGCTCATTCTGCGCCTGGCAGTGGGCGGGATTTTCCTCGCGCACGGCGCGCAGAAGCTGTTCGGCGTGCTCGGCGGTCCGGGACCCGACAGGTTCGCCGAAACGCTGGGCGACATGGGCTTCCACCAGAACGCGGTGCTGGCCCTGATCACCGGCGGCACCGAACTGGGTGCCGGTGCGCTGCTGGTGCTCGGCCTGTTCACCCCGCTGGCCGGCGCCGGGATCGTGGGTTTGATGGCCAGCGCGATCTTCGTCAAACTCGGTGCCGGGTTCTTCGCCGCTTCCGGTGGTTTCGAGCTGGAGGCGACGCTGGGCGCGCTGGGCCTAGGGCTGATGTTCGCCGGACCCGGCCGAGTGGCCCTGGACTACGGGCGGGCGTGGTTCCGCCGCCCGGTGCTCTTCGGTTTCATCTGCCTGATCATCGCGGCCGCGGCGGCCGCAGCGGTCCTGATTCTGTTCCACCGCCCCTGA
- the ilvD gene encoding dihydroxy-acid dehydratase, whose product MPQLRSRTTTHGRNAAGARSLWRATGMTDDDFGKPIVAIANSYTQFVPGHVHLRDLGDVVAATIREAGGVPREFHTIAVDDGIAMGHGGMLYSLPSRELIADSVEYMVNAHQADALVCISNCDKITPGMLNAAMRLNIPTVFVSGGPMEAGKAVVVDGVAHAPTDLITTISASANAAVDDAGLSEVERSACPTCGSCSGMFTANSMNCLTEALGLALPGNGSTLATHAARRALFEEAGRTVVRIAKRYYGEDDESVLPRSIANEKAFANAMALDMAMGGSTNTVLHTLAAAQEGEIDFTLDDIAETSRRVPCLSKVSPNSDYHMEDVHRAGGISAILGELDRAGLLHRDVASVHSANLTEWLSAWDIRGESPSQEAVELFHAAPGGVRTTQAFSTENQWSSLDTDAEKGCIRDVAHAYTADGGLAVLRGNLANEGAVVKTAGVEEELWHFQGPARVVESQEQAVSVILNKEIQPGEVLVVRYEGPAGGPGMQEMLHPTAFLKGSGLGKKCALITDGRFSGGSSGLSIGHISPEAANGGTIGLVEDGDQILIDVRERKLELLVSDEVLAERRAKMEASEHPWQPVGRDRKVTAALRAYARLATSASYGAVRDVSK is encoded by the coding sequence ATGCCCCAGCTGCGCTCTCGCACCACGACACACGGACGGAATGCCGCCGGCGCCCGCTCGCTGTGGCGTGCCACCGGCATGACCGACGACGACTTCGGCAAGCCCATCGTGGCGATCGCCAATTCCTACACCCAGTTCGTGCCCGGCCACGTGCACCTGCGCGACCTCGGCGACGTGGTCGCCGCCACCATCCGCGAGGCCGGCGGCGTGCCGCGCGAGTTCCACACCATCGCGGTGGACGACGGCATCGCCATGGGCCACGGCGGGATGCTCTACTCGCTGCCCTCGCGCGAGCTGATCGCCGACTCCGTGGAGTACATGGTCAACGCGCACCAGGCCGACGCGCTGGTGTGCATCTCCAACTGCGACAAGATCACCCCCGGCATGCTCAACGCCGCCATGCGGCTGAATATCCCGACCGTGTTCGTTTCCGGCGGCCCGATGGAGGCCGGCAAGGCGGTCGTGGTGGACGGGGTCGCGCACGCGCCGACCGACCTGATCACCACCATCTCGGCATCGGCCAACGCCGCGGTGGACGACGCCGGGCTCAGCGAGGTCGAGCGCTCGGCCTGCCCGACCTGCGGTTCCTGCTCGGGCATGTTCACCGCCAACTCGATGAACTGCCTCACCGAGGCCCTCGGCCTGGCGCTGCCCGGCAACGGGTCCACATTGGCCACCCACGCCGCGCGCCGCGCCCTGTTCGAAGAGGCCGGCCGCACGGTGGTGCGCATCGCCAAGCGCTACTACGGCGAGGACGACGAGTCGGTTCTGCCGCGCTCGATCGCGAACGAGAAGGCGTTCGCGAACGCGATGGCGCTGGACATGGCGATGGGCGGCTCCACCAACACGGTGCTGCACACGCTGGCCGCCGCGCAGGAAGGCGAGATCGACTTCACCCTTGACGACATCGCCGAGACCAGCCGCCGGGTGCCCTGCCTGAGCAAGGTCAGCCCGAACTCGGACTACCACATGGAGGACGTGCACCGGGCTGGCGGCATCAGCGCGATCCTCGGCGAGCTCGACCGGGCCGGGCTGCTGCACCGCGACGTTGCCTCGGTGCACAGCGCGAACCTGACCGAGTGGCTGTCGGCCTGGGACATCCGCGGCGAGTCGCCGTCGCAGGAGGCCGTCGAGCTGTTCCACGCAGCGCCCGGCGGGGTTCGTACCACGCAGGCGTTCTCCACCGAGAACCAGTGGTCATCGCTGGACACCGACGCGGAGAAGGGCTGCATCCGCGACGTCGCGCACGCCTATACCGCCGACGGCGGGCTCGCGGTGCTGCGCGGCAACCTCGCCAACGAGGGCGCGGTGGTCAAGACCGCCGGTGTCGAGGAAGAGCTGTGGCACTTCCAGGGTCCGGCGCGGGTGGTGGAAAGCCAGGAGCAGGCCGTGTCGGTGATCCTGAACAAGGAGATCCAGCCGGGCGAGGTGCTGGTGGTCCGCTACGAAGGCCCCGCGGGCGGCCCGGGAATGCAGGAGATGCTGCACCCCACCGCGTTCCTCAAGGGTTCCGGGCTGGGCAAGAAGTGCGCGCTGATCACCGACGGCCGGTTCTCCGGCGGTTCCTCCGGGCTGTCCATCGGGCACATCTCGCCGGAGGCGGCCAACGGCGGCACGATCGGGCTGGTGGAGGACGGCGACCAGATCCTCATCGATGTCCGCGAGCGCAAGCTGGAACTGCTGGTCTCCGACGAGGTGTTGGCAGAGCGCCGGGCCAAGATGGAGGCCAGCGAGCACCCCTGGCAGCCGGTCGGCCGGGACCGCAAGGTCACGGCCGCGCTGCGCGCCTATGCGCGGCTCGCGACCTCCGCCTCCTACGGCGCGGTCCGCGACGTCAGCAAGTGA